tGACCCGTCCCACCGATATGGAAAATACCTAAATGTTCATCACAAGAAATACTTAACatgaacaaaacatttaaatgcaaccTAGAACACAGCAGCCAACTGAGGGTAAAAGTTAATAGTTCCCTCTCCAGCATcactcatttgtgtgtgtgttttcatactgtgatataatattctactgtctcaggttcaaactgcacaattttttcattcaataaatttgagaagttgaaaatttgTCTTTGATTGTCATTAAGGGATGATTAAAGGTTCCTGtagccagaccagttgagaaccactgatgtagatcactaaaaaaagtaaagtgtaCTTGtcattgatgtaactgtgtgtattgtaggtgatgttccttttgctgctgtgttaactatttaattggTATTAAGCCTTTTTTAACCCACCCGTCATAATTTCACCAGCCGCCATtggggaggtggtcataatattatggctgatggTTCCAGATACTGGTTAGCATGAACAGACATGTCATCTTTCTGAAGCAGTGTTATAAATGTCACAGTAACAGGTCAGTCTAGGAGCGTATCTAACTTTGCTGTAAAACCTGTTTTTGGTTGTTAATCAATGACTTTACAGTTTATGATTTAATTCCACTCATTCAAATATTCTTCCCAGGTAACGCAGGGTGggttattaaaagaaaagaggaacacGGGTCATATGAATGTTACTATTTGCCTGTATTTGGCTGGTTTACCAAACCTCACCTCATGAATGTATCTGTgctttaaataacaaacattgATTATATTAGCAACACAAGTGTCCTCCatgaaatgtttcctgttggaTGTTAAAACAAGtcagttttctttattaataAGTTCTGGAGACGTGAGAAATGACATTTATTCAAGTACAGCTCGACTATAATCCAGCCACACGCCTCAGACTGCAGTTAATTATTAATCTCTTGTCATTTCTGATTTCACTACGCAAACatgtatgaaaaacaaaaatgtccttAGTAGATTCCATCCCACTCACACAGGATATAACCCCTGTGAATTGTTAACACTGAAACTGACAGCACTTCATCAACACCAGGTAAGAGGCTTTTTaaaggtggatgtggatgtggtgtgATGTGATCTGactcttttatttgtttctctgtgctTTTCATTCCTCTGTACTTAAGTTATTTCACCACATAACTCTCACCCTGaccgtgatgatgatgatgatgatgatgatgaagatgagccCCGTGTTGTTCCTGCTGTGTTCAGGTAAGAGCTGCTTTCttcatcttattatttttattatttttcatgtccTAGATGTTTTGTGTGCACATCAGGTGATGACAGGACCAGGGAGTTGAAATATTTCTCCATCTGTTCTTCTGATCACTCTTTACATCTTACAAACTTAATATCATAGGTTTTTAAACATCAACAACTGTGATCAAATTGTGCATCAGTGACACGAGAGCAAGTGAAGTTGTTGATAGTTTTGCAGTAATTGTATGACATTGCAGTGGAGTTCATgatgttgtgtgtcatttttagGAGCCATGGAAGTTACATtagggagaaataaaatcatcttttgtctttgtttaacaGGACTTTTTCACTTCACATACGGATCATATCGTCTACGAAATCTCACTCATGTGTCAACAGAGTTGTTTACAGAAGCAAAGAGCAAATGTGATGAGATAAATGGATCATTACTGACGGTGTTTGATGATGGAGATGTCACCTTCGTTTTCAAAATACCCAATATAGGCCAACAAATCTGGACTGGTCTGCGTTGGAAGGAGAACAATTTCACCACTTGGTCAAACGGTGACActtacaaatacaataaatcagAAGTcaatgtaaacagaaaacaacaattatGTGAAGCTATTGAAAACAGCACATGGAGAGGTTTCCCTTGTTCAGATAAGAAACCTTTCATGTGCTATAACGGTAAGTTTCAACAAACACTTAGATTATTACAATACACTATGGCtatgttcattatttaaaaggAGTTCATTGTTCAAATCTAAAATCTGATCTCAGACACTTGAGAGTGTGATGTGAACACGGTGTGAAGTTGGCTCAGACTAAAGGTGTTTTAAAACACTACTCGATTTTGAAAATAAGGGGAAACATCCAAGATGTTCTTCTtatctcaaaaataataataataacagagtgacacacacaacatattCACACATCATTTACATCATCGTGCTGgatcagaaaacactgaatgtgaAGCTGAAGtaaacaagagagagagaagacaaacTTTGTAACACTTGTagagagaggaaaacacaacCAAAGGACAAACAAATGCAGTCATGAGATTAAATAATCAGATCATCTGAACTGAGCCTCAGTACAATTTGGATCAGATTGAATTTCTCCTATGAGGAGATTAATCAAGACAAATCAGATGAAACCTCCTCTAGTCCTAGAGTCCAtccttctctgtttgtttttatagagCAGGATCATATGATCATAACGTTATCATTTTGTATGTAATGATTatacttgattttaaaattgtttaacACATGATGTATTTCTGATGATCAgcacattttgaatatttttccaaaTCAAACACTGACCTAGAGCTAAATATCTCTTTAACTTGCTCCTTTTTTCATAAATACACCACAAActaaataaaggttttttttttgtagctacCGGGTACATTCTGATTGAGGATGAACCCAAGGACTGGTGTCAGGCACAATACTACTGCAGAAGACATTACACTGATCTGGTCAGCATCAGTGACGACAAGCAAAACGCACAAGTGACTGAAAAAGGAAACGCAAAAACATTTTGGATTGGGCTGATGCATGATCAGTGGGAATGGATTGACAAAAGCTGTTCGACATACAGGACATGGTCCCGTGACAGGGAGACATATAACGACGTAATTCTTGTTAGATATACAAGAGGATTACTAGAAACAGGCAGTGGCAGTAGTTACCAAGTAATCTGTGCTCAAGGTAAGCAGTAAACATGACAAATAATGTATTCAATGCTACAAATGATGTACAACAGTGATGGCTGCCATACATACGAGGGACCTCCTCTTGGCTGGTTGATCACATGAATAATACGTTTACTGTTGCagaaaacatccacaaaaatATGCTAAGGGAAAACATTATGGGGACATGGCCTCTGATAATAAAACCAGTAAGCCATGCTGTAGAAATCCCTCCCAAcatgataaagataaagattaGTACATCACACAGCCAATAGACGATAGTCAAGATGTACCTGTGTATCTTATGTGCTTCTGTCTTCTACTGGGTTTTCAGGCTCTGTGAGAATCAAAGTCATCAACACAACTTTAACTTGGGAACGGGCCCTTGAATACTGTAAGAAGCACCACACAGGTTTGCTCCAGATTGACAGTGAAGAGGATCAGGCTGCTGTTGAACACTGGCTAAAGCATGACAACACTGTCAGTGATGGTCCACTGTGGATCGGCATGAGGAGGAGTATCATCTTTGGATTCTGGATCTGGAAAGACGGCATAGTGACGCACAACAACTGGAAGAATGGCAACCAGCCAGAGCTGCCCTTCGCTCACAACTGTGGCGCCATCAACATCAATGACTACACGTGGACTGATGAGGACTGCGGGTGCGAGTTACCTTTTATATGTGAGGAGGAGATTTAATTcttgaaaaactagttcatggtTATGAAGGTGGTGATTAGGTtttaatataaaaccaatgtGGAAGTGATGATGTTGGagaatcattttctttctttcttttattttcaagctTTTATCTGGTTAAACTTTGTTGGGGAAAGTAGATTTTGGTCATCTTTACTTAATTATACATACATTTATCTACAAAGTGAAAACTAAAATACGTTAGAATTGACTTTGTTTGCTGTGATAAAGGACTGTTTTGACAAAGTATGTAGTTCTATGGTAAGATAAGTTAGAATATACTGTAGTTTATATGATATAGATGCATTTTAGTGGATATTATGGAAGTTGTGTAACTAACTATTCCAATTTCTTGCTAAGGTTTCTAAGTTATAAATGTGATGAGGACAGTACATACACAGAACATCTGTCCAGTAAATGTATTTGAATGCTTTTGTGTGAGCCTGTAATCATATATCttctaaataacaataaaatgtttttaaatccaacCACCTCCAATTTAAGAAATGTCTTCATTTACGTTATCTGATACACGGGAGAATAAATCCAAGTGATAGTAACAATTCTCTTGGTTTGAATTAAGTACGACGTCACCAAGCTTTGTTCATCTAGTGCATTGTAATGTGGCTGGATGATTACGTTCCAACTTTATATAGGATTAGAAATTATAAATAAGACAATTCAAGTACTCTGGCACAAAGCTGATAGTAATCTGTGGGTCACATAATCGTTGGttgactttatatatataaatatatactttaAATTTTAGTAAATTGAAGCTATCAGTGCACCTCACTCCCACCGTGAAAacttgaatatcttaatattgaatgtaaaaggataatattgtatattcataaacagcacttggctgagtttaatatagaacacatacagtagggagggggtccctacttaatctccatcagtttggggtccttggcctgaaaaacgttgtgTCTTAAAGTAATACACATGCAGTACACCCAGCACTCGGTGTCTACCAGCTTTCCCCACTATTGCATCAGCACCTGGGGTCaagcagtcaattgagttcgTCCACCAATGGAGTGTcagtaacgcagctttccctctgCAAGCTAACATcagtagccaatcagaagtaggctgggggtgggtcttggaaagctgcacctgatgctgcattcaaggcaacttgggaaaaaatgagctgagttgtcaaactcagaaattactgcttccaatataataataataataaaaaaaataattaaacaaaaggcGACAATAACTTGTTTGTTCTCctccgagttaacctgtaacatgaacacTATGATAttggaagtctgaaatttccgagttggaatatCGAATTTGCGAGTTTTCCCGAAGGCATCTTCTAagccgccttttttttttttttcttttttcagatgtAAATTTATGAAGCAGGGAGAATGTGTCCTGAGTATAAATGAGGActta
This portion of the Mugil cephalus isolate CIBA_MC_2020 chromosome 22, CIBA_Mcephalus_1.1, whole genome shotgun sequence genome encodes:
- the LOC124999929 gene encoding lectin BRA-3-like; translated protein: MHDQWEWIDKSCSTYRTWSRDRETYNDVILVRYTRGLLETGSGSSYQVICAQGSVRIKVINTTLTWERALEYCKKHHTGLLQIDSEEDQAAVEHWLKHDNTVSDGPLWIGMRRSIIFGFWIWKDGIVTHNNWKNGNQPELPFAHNCGAININDYTWTDEDCGCELPFICEEEI